From a single Chloroflexota bacterium genomic region:
- a CDS encoding DUF433 domain-containing protein, whose product MASLDWSQCSAVESIPGKVSGAWVFTGTRTPVALVFENLEDGMTVDEVIEQFPVTREQIKAVLEFAARSLDAPVPGR is encoded by the coding sequence ATGGCCTCGCTGGATTGGTCCCAATGCTCGGCGGTCGAAAGCATCCCCGGCAAGGTGAGCGGCGCCTGGGTGTTCACGGGCACACGTACACCGGTCGCGCTCGTCTTTGAGAACCTCGAAGATGGCATGACGGTTGACGAGGTGATCGAGCAGTTCCCCGTCACGCGGGAGCAGATCAAGGCTGTGCTTGAGTTCGCTGCTCGGAGTCTCGACGCACCCGTGCCCGGACGCTGA
- a CDS encoding LCP family protein, with protein sequence MRGQRWLDVRVGGQPPQRVPVGGQTIRIGRMPGNGIVLPDRFVSGQHAELVVQADALAVRDLGSSNGTRLNGQPLAPGVLHLLRDGDTLQIGESTLTVHVADVPSGPAPSPTPARPSGPAPSPTPARPSGPRQRSPAPAPAPAPARAVPPARQGRSARQGRLAIVLLRRALPRLVLALVILGMLIAGGVWLLAPARVSLLVLGSDARPDELQHGMAGRTDTLLLVVADRELDGLTMISIPRDLWVSIPGYGEERINAAYPLGGAVTAERAVGDVLGVPVGRSLAIGLQGVRDVVDAAGGVEIDVPQPIHDAAYPTDDYGIMVLDIPAGRQWMDGETALRYARTRHQDSDFGRMARQQQVISALRARLLQPLNWWRIPAVMLAARRAAQTNVGLADLATLGLVVAHGDGPVRLTPDFGLVEEFRGRDGAYLLRARPALKQRVGVVLAPATAGVEVLNGSLTEGVARQAADTLRNGGIRVVSVGNAARPRPETTVEVCGGCLRAGQRVAGMLGAPASAVIESAALPPGVDVRVTVGMSSR encoded by the coding sequence GTGCGCGGGCAGCGCTGGCTCGATGTGCGCGTGGGCGGGCAGCCGCCACAGCGTGTTCCCGTTGGCGGCCAGACGATCCGCATCGGGCGGATGCCTGGCAACGGTATTGTGCTCCCTGACCGTTTCGTGTCCGGCCAGCACGCCGAGCTGGTGGTGCAGGCAGACGCGCTGGCCGTCCGCGACCTGGGCAGCAGCAACGGCACCCGACTGAACGGTCAGCCGCTGGCGCCGGGCGTCCTGCACCTGCTCCGAGACGGGGATACGCTCCAGATCGGCGAGAGTACGCTGACGGTCCATGTAGCCGATGTGCCGTCCGGGCCGGCCCCGTCACCGACGCCGGCTCGGCCGTCCGGGCCGGCCCCGTCACCGACGCCGGCTCGGCCGTCCGGGCCGCGGCAGCGCTCGCCGGCACCGGCCCCCGCGCCGGCCCCCGCTCGCGCTGTGCCGCCGGCGCGCCAGGGGCGTTCGGCGCGCCAGGGGCGTTTGGCCATCGTCTTGCTGAGGCGGGCGCTGCCGCGGCTGGTGCTGGCGCTCGTCATACTGGGCATGCTGATTGCGGGGGGAGTCTGGCTGCTGGCGCCCGCGCGCGTCTCGCTGCTGGTGCTCGGCAGCGACGCCCGCCCCGACGAGCTGCAGCATGGGATGGCCGGGCGGACGGACACGCTGCTGCTGGTGGTGGCCGACCGCGAGCTTGATGGCCTCACCATGATCTCGATCCCGCGCGACCTCTGGGTGTCGATCCCCGGTTACGGTGAGGAGCGCATCAACGCCGCCTATCCCCTGGGCGGCGCGGTGACTGCCGAGCGGGCCGTTGGCGATGTGCTCGGCGTGCCGGTGGGGCGATCGCTGGCGATCGGGTTGCAGGGCGTGCGGGACGTGGTGGATGCGGCCGGCGGCGTCGAGATCGACGTGCCCCAGCCGATCCACGACGCGGCCTACCCCACCGACGACTACGGCATCATGGTGCTGGACATCCCGGCCGGGCGGCAGTGGATGGACGGCGAGACTGCCCTGCGCTACGCCCGCACCCGCCACCAGGACAGCGACTTCGGTCGGATGGCCCGGCAGCAGCAGGTGATCTCGGCTCTGCGGGCGCGGCTGCTCCAGCCGCTCAACTGGTGGCGCATCCCCGCCGTGATGCTGGCCGCGCGGCGAGCCGCGCAGACGAACGTGGGATTGGCCGATCTCGCGACGCTCGGGCTGGTGGTGGCGCACGGCGATGGCCCGGTCCGGCTCACGCCAGACTTCGGGCTGGTGGAGGAGTTCCGAGGGCGCGACGGCGCGTACCTGTTGCGGGCGCGCCCGGCCTTGAAGCAGAGAGTCGGGGTAGTGCTGGCACCGGCCACTGCGGGCGTCGAGGTGCTGAACGGCTCGCTGACGGAGGGCGTGGCGCGGCAGGCCGCCGACACCCTCCGCAACGGCGGCATCCGGGTCGTCAGCGTCGGCAACGCCGCCCGCCCGCGGCCCGAGACGACGGTGGAGGTCTGCGGCGGCTGCCTGCGGGCCGGTCAGCGCGTGGCAGGAATGCTGGGGGCGCCGGCCAGCGCGGTGATCGAGAGCGCCGCGCTGCCGCCCGGCGTGGATGTCCGCGTGACGGTCGGCATGAGCAGCCGCTGA
- a CDS encoding TetR/AcrR family transcriptional regulator — MQHDSSDRHRNPQRRAEILAVALEVIAERGYHGASMREIAVRARASKETLYAWFGDKRGLFEALIAWNAERLDSIFAPPLAGASDDLTATLRAFVVELLGLLLSERAVVVNRAAISEAATDPTFGQILVAQGRDRIGPKLASYLEQQRALGRLDFEDAETAVDMLIGLAISDRQVRRLLGVLPTPDAAWIDARAGHAARAFLRIVGSQPPSFSSPSAIRTR; from the coding sequence ATGCAGCACGATTCGTCCGACCGGCACCGCAATCCGCAGCGCCGGGCTGAGATCCTCGCCGTTGCCCTCGAGGTCATCGCTGAGCGCGGCTACCACGGCGCCAGCATGCGCGAGATCGCTGTTCGTGCGCGGGCCTCGAAGGAGACGCTCTACGCGTGGTTTGGCGACAAGCGTGGGCTCTTTGAGGCGCTCATCGCCTGGAACGCCGAACGTCTCGACTCCATCTTCGCGCCACCCCTGGCAGGAGCGTCAGACGATCTGACGGCCACGCTGCGTGCCTTCGTGGTTGAGCTGCTCGGCCTCCTGCTGAGCGAGCGGGCGGTGGTGGTCAACCGGGCGGCCATCTCCGAGGCGGCCACGGACCCGACGTTCGGGCAGATCCTCGTCGCTCAGGGGCGGGACCGCATCGGCCCGAAGCTCGCATCCTACCTGGAGCAGCAGCGTGCTCTGGGCCGGCTCGATTTCGAGGACGCCGAAACGGCGGTCGACATGCTGATCGGGCTGGCCATCAGTGACCGTCAGGTGCGCCGGTTGCTCGGCGTCCTGCCAACGCCCGACGCCGCGTGGATCGATGCCCGGGCCGGACACGCCGCCCGGGCGTTTCTGCGGATCGTCGGCTCACAACCCCCGTCGTTCTCATCGCCATCGGCGATCCGTACCCGCTGA